The bacterium genome has a segment encoding these proteins:
- a CDS encoding helix-turn-helix transcriptional regulator: protein MINHLRKYRFLAGELTQQELAERVQVSRQTIIAIEKGAFNPSVRLALKLGQVLNVRLEDLFMLEKHDWEA from the coding sequence ATGATCAATCATCTGCGAAAATATCGTTTTCTGGCTGGAGAGTTGACGCAACAGGAACTGGCGGAACGCGTGCAAGTGAGCCGCCAGACCATCATCGCGATTGAAAAGGGGGCGTTCAATCCATCTGTCCGGCTGGCTCTCAAACTCGGCCAAGTGCTGAACGTCCGGCTCGAAGATCTTTTTATGCTGGAAAAACATGATTGGGAGGCGTGA
- a CDS encoding iron-containing alcohol dehydrogenase: MKNFIYYNPVKIVFGKGAINQLRSLAPASANLLLTYGGGSIKRNGVYDQVLAALQVKRVVEFGGIEPNPKYETLLAAVEVVKKEKIDFLLSVGGGSVLDGTKFIAAAAHFSGADPWEILAKHRRLQQAVPLGAVLTLPATGSEMNNFAVISRAATQEKLSFASSQIFPRFSILDPETTLSLDARQTANGVVDAFAHVLEQYMTVPLDAPLQDRQAEAILLTLIQEGPRVMADPNDYDGRANIMWCACQALNGLIGCGVVQDWATHAIGHELTAFYGLDHAQSLAVVFPALLRHQREKKAAKLLQYGERIFGIADGTEAQRIEQAIDRTERFFRSLGVGTRLADYGIQTQGLERIGRRIAERDGKIGEHQAIGRKEIDEILSSALNQDDDR, from the coding sequence GTGAAGAATTTCATCTATTATAATCCAGTTAAAATTGTTTTCGGCAAAGGGGCGATCAATCAGTTGCGGAGTCTGGCGCCCGCTTCGGCGAACCTGCTGCTCACCTATGGCGGTGGATCGATTAAACGGAACGGCGTCTATGATCAGGTCTTGGCGGCACTGCAGGTAAAGCGGGTAGTCGAGTTCGGCGGCATCGAGCCCAATCCTAAATATGAGACTTTGCTGGCGGCAGTCGAAGTGGTAAAAAAGGAAAAGATCGATTTTCTTTTGAGCGTGGGCGGCGGATCGGTCCTTGACGGAACCAAATTTATCGCTGCGGCCGCTCATTTTTCCGGCGCTGATCCCTGGGAGATCCTGGCCAAACACCGACGGCTACAGCAGGCCGTGCCGCTGGGTGCGGTGTTAACCTTGCCCGCCACCGGCTCGGAGATGAATAATTTCGCCGTCATTTCCCGGGCTGCGACGCAGGAGAAATTGTCCTTTGCCAGTTCGCAGATCTTTCCGCGGTTCTCCATTCTGGACCCGGAAACGACCCTATCGCTGGATGCGCGTCAGACGGCCAACGGAGTGGTGGATGCTTTTGCCCATGTCTTGGAGCAATACATGACCGTTCCGCTGGATGCGCCGCTGCAGGATCGGCAGGCTGAAGCCATCCTGTTGACGCTGATCCAGGAAGGGCCGCGGGTGATGGCCGATCCGAATGATTACGACGGTCGTGCCAACATCATGTGGTGCGCGTGTCAGGCGCTCAACGGCCTCATCGGCTGCGGCGTTGTGCAGGACTGGGCAACGCACGCGATCGGTCATGAGCTGACGGCGTTCTACGGCCTCGATCATGCTCAGTCACTGGCGGTGGTGTTTCCGGCGTTGCTGCGCCATCAACGGGAAAAGAAAGCGGCCAAGCTTCTGCAATACGGCGAGCGGATTTTCGGCATCGCCGATGGAACCGAAGCGCAGCGCATCGAACAGGCCATCGACCGGACTGAGCGGTTTTTCCGCTCTCTCGGCGTGGGCACGCGTTTAGCGGACTATGGCATTCAGACACAAGGCCTGGAGCGCATCGGCCGGCGCATCGCTGAGCGTGACGGAAAGATCGGCGAGCACCAGGCCATTGGTCGAAAAGAGATCGATGAGATTTTGTCAAGTGCGCTGAATCAGGATGACGACAGGTGA